DNA from Candidatus Stoquefichus sp. SB1:
ATGGATCGTGGTTGTAAAGAGGCAAAAATCAAAAGAATTCGTATTCATGATTTAAGACATTCTCATGTATCCTTGCTTATTGAAATGGGTTTTACGCCATTAGCTATTGCTGACCGTGTTGGACATGAAAGCATTGATATTACTTATCGTTATGCCCATCTGTTTCCAACTAAAAGTAAAGAAATTGCTAATAGATTAGATTTAGAAAGAGAGGAGAGTACGAATGTCGAAAAAGAATCTTGATCAACAAAATCGTTTTCGTAATAAAGTTATCGCATTTAGAGTATCTGATGAAGAAAATGAAGTTTTAAATGCAAAGGTTAAAATGTCTGGACTGAACAAACAAGATTATTTAATTGCTTGTTGTAATGATAAAGATATTCTTGTACTTGGAAATCCGTATGTTTATAAGAATTTAAAAAATCAATTAAATGTGTTTATAAGAAGATTTAAAGAAATATCAGCTTTAAACGAATTAACTTTGGATGAAATTATTATACTGGAGAATATGTTATCTATTATTATTGCACTGAAGGAAAATAAAAAGACACAGATTAAATCGAATAATAAAGGAGCACCTGAGAAATGAACCTATTAAAATCATTCAATCTATTCTATGTCAAACTTTATTTTATCTCTTTTTGTAGAAGAATAAAAGTCATAAAAATATTTTCTAAAGTAAAAAGAGGATGGAAAGTGATATGATGGCAGAAATTACATCATCTAATAACACTATTAATAAAGAAGTCAATGCTATTGCTTTGATGGAGAAATCATTTACAAAAAATAATCCTATTGTAGAGAATCTTTTTCCGGTGGGTGTTAGTTTGTTTGGGGCACCACAAAAAACTGGAAAAACATTCTTTGCTTTACAACTAGCCTTGTCTGTTTCAAGTGGGAATGATTTCATTGGTAAAAAGGTAAGTATAGGTCATGTTCTTTACATTGCTTTAGAAGATGGTCAACCTGCTTTTCAAAAGCGGATAAAAAGATTTAATATACAAATAACAGATAATTTAGATTTTTTATTTGAGCGTGCATATAACAGAATGTTCGATTTAGAAAAAGTGATTAAAGAATATAAAGAAAAAAATGAAGATTTAAGATTAGTTGTTATTGATACTTTTGCAAAGATAAGAAATAGGCCTAAAGTAGAATATGATATCGAATATGAAGAAGTGACAGCCATTCATGAGTTAGCACTTAAATATAATATCTGTATTTTATTGGTCACTCATGTTAAAAAGAAAATAGATTTCAATAATCCATTTGATAGTATTTATGGCTCAAGAGGGGTAACTGCTGCTGCAGATAGCATTTTGGTTATGTTTAAAAGGGATGTGATAAACAAAATCAAGGAACTTCATATAACAGGTAAAGATATCCCAGATGAATGTTTATTTCTTATTCAAGATGAAACGTTGTCCTTTTCAATTGCTGAAGATGTAACAGTGGATGAGAGAATTAATGAAAACTTAATTAGGGTTATTCATTATATTGTTGCTAAAAAGAAGTACATTGGCTCTCATCAAGAATTAGCATCACTACTAGGAATTCAATTAACAGGAACTCAATTATATCATTTATTAAATAGTAATAAAGATGTGTTGAAGGAAAGTTTTATAGTTTATGAAAAAAAGTTACAAAGAGCAGGAAAAGCAAGAAAAATGTCTTTGAAGTATATGGGAGATAGTGATGATTGATAGTGACGGTGTGACACTGTTTGCTTTTAAGAGTAATAACCGTCACACTGTCACTTTTCTTAAAACGATAAAAGAACAAAATATAATGATTACTGTATTAGCAAGCAACGTATTTTGGGGGCAAAATATAAATTTTAGGGTTCCCCTAAGACCCAACGAGAGGAGAGTGACACAATTATGAAACGTAACAAAGAAATCAAGATTCGTTTTACCAATGATGAATTATCGTCATTAAATAGTTATGTTTCTAAGGCAGGATATACCAGCCGAGAAAAATATATAAGAACTGTTTTATTAGATAGTGTTCCTAAAGAACAGCCAAGTATTGATTATCAAAAACTTATTAATGAATTTAATTCAATTGGTAATAATTTAAATCAGTTAGTCAAATTATCTTATTATCAGCCTCTAATAGAGCAAGAAACTCTATTAGTGTTAGCACAATTAAAATCGCTTATATCTTCAACTGAATTAGCAGTAAGAGGTGTAAGTTGATGGCAACAACTGGAATGTGGTCAGTCAAAAGCCGATTAGATCATTTAGTCAATTATGTATCCAATCCATTAAAAACAGTTATGCAATATGTGATAAATGAAGATAAAACGATGGAGAAAAGATATGTGACTTATATGAATTGTTCTTTTGACAATCCAAAAGAAAGCATGGAAAATACAAAGAAACATTATCATGATGAAAGTGAAATCCTTGCATTTCATGGTTACCAATCTTTTGAGGAAGATGAAATTGATGCAGATTTAGCACATCAGTTAGGTGTGTTACTTGCTCAAAAAATATGGGGTGATCGATTTGAAGTTATTGTATCCACTCATTTAGATACTGATAATATTCATAATCACTTTTTGGTTAATTCGACTTCTTTTAAAGATGGCAAACGTTATTGTAATACGTATAAAGATATTTATAACATGAGAAAAATATCTGATGAGTTATGTTTACAACATGGATTATCAATTGTTGAAGAAAAGAAAAATATAGGAAGGTCAAGACAACAGTATTTTCAAGCTAAAACATTAAGAGAAATGATACGTGAAGATGTTGATAGTGCAATCAATGTAAGTTACACTGATAGACAATTTTATAGAGAACTAGAATTACAAGGATATGAAATTAAAATTAGTGAAAAAAATATTTCGTTGAAACATCCAATGCATCAAAGATTTGTTCGATTAAAATCATTAGGTCATGAGTATGAAAAGGAAAAAGTGTTTGAACGTATATTAGATCTCAACAAATCTAAGGAGATAAATAGGTCATGTTATTCAAGATATAATTTTAATATCGAGCCTTATTTTATAAAGTATAAGCAACGAAAATTAACTGGATTACAAAGATTGTTTCTTCATTATCAATACGTCTTAAAAATTATTCCTAGAGATAATCGAACCCATTTAAGTCCTGAATATACAAAAGAATTAAGAGAGGCAGTGAAGAAACTAGATGAACTATCCCAGCAAACTATTATTTTATGTACTCATAATATAAGCACAATTGATGAACTTAATATTTATATGAATGATTTGCAAGCACGAATAAATTTATTAGAAAAACAACGAACCAAGTATCGAAATGATATACGAAGATATAATGATATATCTATGGAAAATGAACTTAAAGAAAAGGCTAAAGAGTTGACACCACAAATATCTAAACTTAGAAAAAATTTAGCATTGTGTCAAAAAATTGAAGATAGATTATTAAATATATCAAGATTTATAGAATCAGTTGAAAGAAAGAGGGTAAGAAATCATGAAAGAAATTGAATATATTGAAGTTGATGGATTATTATATCCCATTTTAAAGGTAGAACCTGTAAAGCAATTAAATTTAACAAGATTCGGTAGAATAAGATTGAATTTTCTTAAAGAACATCATAAAATCATTTATACTAATATGTTAACTAGTAATACGTTAAATAAACATTTACAAAGTATAGATGATGAGGCAAATCAATTATATGACAAACTGATTGATGATTATAAGAAGAAAAGAAATATTACTGAAGAACTGAAAGAAAAAAATCAATTAGAATGGATTCGTGAAATGAATAATATTGAAAATTGTGTATTGGAAATCATATTAAAAAGTATTATTTATCCTTGTGATTTCTAATGCATGATAAAAAATTTTTACTAAATTAAAATAAATTGTTAATATGAATAATGTGTTATATTCTTTGATAAAAAATCTAATTTAGAACTTGATAATGTTTGTAATGGAAATATTAGAAAATAGTGGTATAATAAAAAAAGATAAGGAGATGAAAGAATGTTTGTGCCTTGTAAAGAATCTATTCTTAAAATGACTCCTATTGAATTTGAAAAGCAATCATTGCGTATATTAACTGAACAGTTACAAAATATTGAAAACTGTATCTTTCAGCATAATAAAATTATTAAGGTTGATGATGGAAAATATCAAATTGATGGATATATAGAATTTGAACTCATGGGTATTAATTATAAAACATTAGTAGAATGCAAGCATTATAAAAGTAGTATATCTAGAGAAAAAGTTGCAGTACTTTATGATAAAATACGTGCTTGCGGAGCAAATAAGGGCATATTGGTGTCATCATCTAATTTCCAAAGTGGGGCAGTACAATATGCAACAAAACACGGGATTGCTCTAATACAGTTAACTAATACTGATAGTATATATGTAACACGATCACGTATCACACAAATGAGTAGTAAATTTACTGAGCGAGGGGAAAAAGCAAATTCTTATATAGGGGTAATGCAAATAGGAGATGAATATAATGTAAAATGTTTGTATTTAAATGATACAGAATTAGGGATAAGAAATTTTT
Protein-coding regions in this window:
- a CDS encoding plasmid mobilization protein: MKRNKEIKIRFTNDELSSLNSYVSKAGYTSREKYIRTVLLDSVPKEQPSIDYQKLINEFNSIGNNLNQLVKLSYYQPLIEQETLLVLAQLKSLISSTELAVRGVS
- a CDS encoding restriction endonuclease; protein product: MFVPCKESILKMTPIEFEKQSLRILTEQLQNIENCIFQHNKIIKVDDGKYQIDGYIEFELMGINYKTLVECKHYKSSISREKVAVLYDKIRACGANKGILVSSSNFQSGAVQYATKHGIALIQLTNTDSIYVTRSRITQMSSKFTERGEKANSYIGVMQIGDEYNVKCLYLNDTELGIRNFLIEDIRRIK
- a CDS encoding relaxase/mobilization nuclease domain-containing protein; translated protein: MATTGMWSVKSRLDHLVNYVSNPLKTVMQYVINEDKTMEKRYVTYMNCSFDNPKESMENTKKHYHDESEILAFHGYQSFEEDEIDADLAHQLGVLLAQKIWGDRFEVIVSTHLDTDNIHNHFLVNSTSFKDGKRYCNTYKDIYNMRKISDELCLQHGLSIVEEKKNIGRSRQQYFQAKTLREMIREDVDSAINVSYTDRQFYRELELQGYEIKISEKNISLKHPMHQRFVRLKSLGHEYEKEKVFERILDLNKSKEINRSCYSRYNFNIEPYFIKYKQRKLTGLQRLFLHYQYVLKIIPRDNRTHLSPEYTKELREAVKKLDELSQQTIILCTHNISTIDELNIYMNDLQARINLLEKQRTKYRNDIRRYNDISMENELKEKAKELTPQISKLRKNLALCQKIEDRLLNISRFIESVERKRVRNHERN
- a CDS encoding plasmid mobilization protein codes for the protein MSKKNLDQQNRFRNKVIAFRVSDEENEVLNAKVKMSGLNKQDYLIACCNDKDILVLGNPYVYKNLKNQLNVFIRRFKEISALNELTLDEIIILENMLSIIIALKENKKTQIKSNNKGAPEK
- a CDS encoding AAA family ATPase yields the protein MMAEITSSNNTINKEVNAIALMEKSFTKNNPIVENLFPVGVSLFGAPQKTGKTFFALQLALSVSSGNDFIGKKVSIGHVLYIALEDGQPAFQKRIKRFNIQITDNLDFLFERAYNRMFDLEKVIKEYKEKNEDLRLVVIDTFAKIRNRPKVEYDIEYEEVTAIHELALKYNICILLVTHVKKKIDFNNPFDSIYGSRGVTAAADSILVMFKRDVINKIKELHITGKDIPDECLFLIQDETLSFSIAEDVTVDERINENLIRVIHYIVAKKKYIGSHQELASLLGIQLTGTQLYHLLNSNKDVLKESFIVYEKKLQRAGKARKMSLKYMGDSDD
- a CDS encoding TnpV protein → MKEIEYIEVDGLLYPILKVEPVKQLNLTRFGRIRLNFLKEHHKIIYTNMLTSNTLNKHLQSIDDEANQLYDKLIDDYKKKRNITEELKEKNQLEWIREMNNIENCVLEIILKSIIYPCDF